The segment GCCATTCCCTAATTGGCTTTATAATTATTTTTAAATTATCCATATCAACATTAACTACTACATTTTTTAAAGCAGGCACTAATACTTCCTTGTCTCCCTTAATCCAATACACGTCATTATTACCCGTTTTAATTACATCGTACATTTTTCCTATTTCAACACCCTCTGTATCAAAAACCTTGCAATTAAGTAAATCAGAAATAAAATAGGAGTTTTCTTCTAGTGGAACGGCATCCTTCCTATTTATTTCCAAATATTTGCCTTTACATCTCATGGCATCATCCATTGAATTTATTCCTTCTATTTTTAAAATAACCTTATCTTTTTGAAATTTTACAGATGTAATTGCTCTTTCTTGTCCATCCAATAAAACTCTCTTAAGATTTTTAAATCTATTTATGTCATCGGTTAGTGGGTTAACTTTAATTTCTCCCTGAATACCATGAGTATTTATTATTTGTCCAACTTTAAAATATTCTACCATTTTATCAGCACCTCCTAATTTAAAATTAAATATTAAATAAGAGTTAGGAATTCCCAACTCTTATATTATGCCTCTTATGTAGTTATATTATTTCTACAACAACTCTTTTATTTTCTTTTATAGCTGCTGCTTTAATAACTGTTCGAATAGCCTTAGCTATTCTCCCTGTTTTCCTATGACTTTTCCCATATCTTCTGGTGAAACCTTCAATTCTAAAATAATAGATTGTTCACCAGCGATTTCATTTACATTTACCATTTCTGGGTTGTCTACTAGTGATTTTGCTATAATTTCAAGCAATTGCTTCATTTAAAGCACCCCCAGTATTACTTTGTAATTTTTTCGTTGATACCAGTAACATTAAATAGTTTTTTAACTGTATCAGATGGTTGTGCACCATTGTTAACCCATTTAACTGCTTTCTCTTCATCAATCTTTACAGTGATTGGTTCTGTTGTTGGGTTGTAATATCCTATTTCATCGATGAATCTTCCATCTCTTGGACATCTAGAATCTGCAACAACAACTCTGTAGAAAGGAGCTTTTTTAGCACCCATTCTTCTTAATCTTATTTTAACTGCCATTAATTTCACCTCCTTTTAAGTGTATATATATGCTATTAGAAAGGTAACTTTCCAAATAATCCTTTTTTAAATCCCTTTTGCATGTTTTTCATCTGCTTCATCATCTTTTTACTCATTTCAAACTGTTTCAATAGTTTATTTACTTCTTGAATTCCTGTTCCAGAACCCTTAGCAATTCTCTTCTTTCTAGAAGAAGAGGAAGTAATCAAAGTAGGATTTTTTCTTTCTTTTTTAGTCATAGAATTTATAATAGCCTCTACTTTGCCCATATCTTTTTCACTTTGTTCTAAATTAATTCCCTTAAGCTGATTAGAGTTAAAACCTGGCATCATTTCCATAACTTTTGCAATTGGTCCCATCTTTTTCATTTGCTTCATGGCCTCTAAAAAGTCTTCAAAATTGAACTCGTTGCTAAGCATTCTGTTTCCAATTTCTTCAGCTTTCTTTTCATCTATAGACTGTTGTGCCTTTTCAATAAGAGACAAAACATCTCCCATGCCTAAGATTCTAGAAGCCATTCTGTCCGGGTGAAAAACTTCGATTTCATTCATTTTTTCACCTATACCTACAAATTTAATAGATTTTCCTGTAATAGCTTTAATAGAAAGTGCAGCGCCTCCCCTAGTGTCTCCATCTAGTTTAGTTAGCACAACTCCTGATACATCAAGTTTTTCGTTAAAACTTTCAGCCACATTTACAGCATCTTGGCCTGTCATAGAATCTACTACTAGAAGAATTTCATTTGGATTAACACTACTCTTTATATTTTGCAATTCCCCCATTAGTTCTTCATCTATGTGTAGTCGTCCTGCTGTATCAATGATAACCACATTATTTCCATTACTCTTAGCATGTTCAATAGATGCCTTTGCAATATCCAAAGGATTAACCTTATCGCCCATGGTAAATACAGGTATATCTATAGAATTTCCTACAACTTGAAGCTGTTTAATAGCTGCTGGTCTGTACACATCACAAGCTACCAATAAAGGTTTCTTGTTTTTCTTTTTTACCTGAAGTGCTAATTTTCCTGCCATAGTAGTTTTACCAGCACCTTGAAGACCAACAAGCATGATTACAGTAAGTCCATTAGTTGAGTAGTTTATTTTAGTTTCAGTTTTTCCCATCAAATTAGTTAACTCTTCATTAACTATTTTTACAACTTGCTGAGCTGGAGTCAAACTTTCCATTACTTCTTTTCCAAGACTCTTATCGCTTACCTTCTTTACAAAGTCTTTAACTATCTTATAATTAACATCTGCCTCTAGCAATGCAAGTTTTACTTCTCTCATAGCTTCCTTAATATCTTTTTCAGAAAGCTTTCCCTTACCTTTTAACTTTTTTAATGTTTCTTGTAATTTAGAAGCTAAACCTTCAAATGCCATTGTCGACCTCCTAAATACTAACAATATCTTCTTTTATATCAAAAAGAATTTTCTTACTATCTTCTTGTGAAATATTGTCTGCTAATTTATTTATACTACTAATTATTTTATTAATTTTTTCTCTTTTTGTATGTGCTTATTTAAAAGTAACAATTTGCTTTCATATTCTGTCAAGAGTTTATAACAACGCTTTGTAATATCATAAATTGCTTGTCTTGATGTGTTTGTAATCTCTGATATTTCAGACAGAGACAAATCATCATTATAATACAAATCCATTATATCTCTTTGTTTGCAAGTTAAAAGACTTCCATAAAAATCTAATAACATTGAAATTTCCACTCTTTTTTCCACATACATCACCAACTCACAAAACTATATTATCAAATATCTAAGTACCTGTCAAGTATTTTTACTTAACAGGTATAATTTTTTTAAAATAATGCTTCAACAAATTCTTCAGCATTGAAAGGTTGCAAGTCATCTATGCCTTCACCTACTCCAATATATTTTACAGGTATATTAAGCACATCTTTAATTGAAATTACAACCCCGCCTTTAGCAGTCCCATCTAATTTAGTAAGTATTATTCCATCTATATTACACACTTCTGTAAACAATTTTGCTTGCTGAACCCCATTTTGTCCAGTAGTTGCATCAATTACCAGTAAAGTTTCTTTATTTCCCACAGTAAATTCTTTTTCTATTATTCTGTTGATTTTTTCTAATTCATTCATTAAATTTTTCTTATTGTGAAGTCTTCCTGCAGTATCACAAATTAAAACCTCAGCATTTCTAGCTTTGGCTGCTTGAACCGCATCGAAAACTACTGCCGCAGGATCTGATCCCTCTTGATGTTTTATTATATCTACTCCCGCTCTCCTTCCCCAAATTTCTAATTGATCTATAGCCGCTGCTCTAAAAGTGTCCGCTGCCGCTATAAGTACTTTTTTCCCTTCTTTTTTAAAATTATTCGATATTTTACCAATAGAAGTTGTTTTACCAACTCCATTCACACCTATAATTAAAATAACTTTAGGATACTCTTCATTTTCTAAAGAAATTTTACCAACCAACATATCTTTTAATATTTCTTTCAAACAAGGTTTTATTAAAGCAGGATCTTTAATTCTTTCATTCTTAACCTTTTCTTTTAATGTCTCCATTATCTTTAAAGTAGTATCTACACCTATGTCTGCAGTTATCAGAATTTCTTCCAAATTTTCATATAGATCTTCATCAATTGTTACAGCTAGGTTTAACATATCCCCTACTTTATTGCTAAGTCCATCTCTAGTTTTTGCTAAACCCTCTTTTAACTTATTAAAAAATCCTCCAAACATTGCATTCACTCCTTACAACTCAAATTATTTACTTAAATTTATTGAAACTACTTTGGAAACACCTTTCTCCTGCATAGTTACACCATACATAACATCACTTGCTTCCATAGTTCCTTTTCTATGTGTAATTACTATAAATTGAACATCATTAGCAAAGGCTTTTAAGAATTCTGCATATCTTATTACATTAGCGTCATCTAGAGCAGCCTCTATCTCATCTAGAATACAAAATGGTGTAGGCTTCATTTTAAGTATAGCAAATAACAGTGCAATAGCTGATAAAACTTTTTCTCCTCCAGACATTAGGTTTATGTTTTGAAGCTTTTTTCCTGGCGGTTCAACTTTTATATCTATATTGCAATTCAGTTCGTCACCTTCGCCCAAAATCAAGTCTCCTTTTCCACCTTTAAATAATTCCATAAAAGTTTCATTAAAATAAATTCTTAATTTAGCAAAATTCTCATTAAAAATACTTCTCATCTTTTCTGTCATATGTTTTATTACTTCTATAAGCTCATTTTTTGCATTAACTAAGTCCTCTTTTTGAGCTGTCATAAATTCAAATTTTTCTTTTATTTCTTCATATTCTTCTATAGCTTTTAAATTTACAACACCTAATTTTGATATCTCAGATTTTATTTCAGATATCTCATCCTTTACTTTATTTTTATCTATAATCTCTTCTTTATAATCTAATGCTTCTGCATAAGTCATTTGGAATTCATCGTTTAACTTTGAATATAAGCTTTCCCTCTCAGTTTCATATCTCGTATAAGATAATTGATTCTTATGAACTTCTTTCTCTTTATTTGAAACAATTAAATCTATATCCTGTATTTTTCCTTTATAACTTTCAATTTTCTCTTTTATCTTTATTTTTTCCATATCTTTTTCATCAAATTCTTTTTCCATTGTATCTAAAAGTTCTAGAATATCTTTAATTTTAACTTTGTTTTTTAAAATTTCTTCTTCATTTATTTTCCTTTGAGATATGCTATCATTAATTTCTTTTTCTAAAACCTTTAAAGATTTTTCACCATATTCTATGTCTTTGACAATTCTTCCAAGCTCACTAATTTGATTATTTACGCTCTCATCAATTTGTGCTTTTTTTATTCGAAATTCAGTTAGGTCTTCCTTGTGTTTTTCTATGGATTTTAATCTATCCTTTAATTTAAGCTCTAGTTTTTTTATTTCTAAATCATTTACTTTTTCACTTGCTTTAAGTTCTTCCATAGTTTTATGAAGATTTGTTATTTCATTGTTTTTAAAACCTAACTTTTCCTCTAACCTATTAATTTCATTAGTAGATAGTTGAAGACTTTTAAAAAGTTTTTCTAATTCTTTTTCAAGTTCATCTATCTTGCCTTCAACTTTTGTCATCTCAATATTTTCATAATGTATTTCATCTTTTAAGTTTAAAAACTCATCATCTAATTTTTTTATTTTAGAAATTCCATCTTCAATGTTATCAGAGGTTTCTATTATAATTTTATTTAGTTTCTGAGTTTCAAGTTTTAATTCTTCTATTTCTCTTTTTCTGCTCATTATACTAATGTTTTTATGATATATGCTACCACCAGTTAGCGCTCCTCCTGGATTTACAACTTCTCCATCTAAAGTTACTATTTTAAACCTATAATTCACTAATTTAGCGATTTTTAGAGCTACATCTAAATTAGATGTTACTATGGTTCTACCCAAAACATACTCTATAACATTTTTAAATTCAGGATTATAATCCACAAGTTCACTTGCCACGCCAATATACCCAGTAAATTCTTTTAAATCCTTAGTTACTGTTAAAGTTTTTCCACGAATTATATTCAATGGTAAAAAAGTAGCTCTACCTAATTTGTTTTTCTTCAAATACTCAATAAGCTCTTTTGCAACATAATCATTTTTGGTAATTATATTGGAAATAGAAGCCCCTAATGCAATTTCCACTGCAGTTTCTAATTCTTTTTTTACCTCAATTACTTCTCCTAATATATTACAATCACTTTTCTGTATTTTTAAAGATTCTCTATCTATATTATTCATTAATAGTTTTACTGTTTTATTATAACCTTCATATTGTTTTTCTAAATTAATTAATATATTTTTATTTGCATCAGAAATATTGAATTTTTTATTATAAATCTTTAATTGATCTTCCATATGCTTTTTACTACTATTTAGTGCAGCAATACTTGACTTAGCATTTTTAGCTTTATCGTTATACTCTTTTATTCTATTTAGTATTTGAAGTTTTTTATCATTTAATATCGCTTTGGTATTTACGTTTATTTTTATTGAATTATCATAACCCAAACAAGAATCTTTTATATCTATAATTTTTTTATTTAATTCCTTAGTTTCACTAGTCAAAATTACTTCTTTATTTCTACATTCCGTAATTTCTCCAGCTATATCTATTTGTGAATCTTTTAGAGAATTCAGTAACTTTTCATCCTCTGAGAT is part of the Haloimpatiens sp. FM7315 genome and harbors:
- the ffh gene encoding signal recognition particle protein; its protein translation is MAFEGLASKLQETLKKLKGKGKLSEKDIKEAMREVKLALLEADVNYKIVKDFVKKVSDKSLGKEVMESLTPAQQVVKIVNEELTNLMGKTETKINYSTNGLTVIMLVGLQGAGKTTMAGKLALQVKKKNKKPLLVACDVYRPAAIKQLQVVGNSIDIPVFTMGDKVNPLDIAKASIEHAKSNGNNVVIIDTAGRLHIDEELMGELQNIKSSVNPNEILLVVDSMTGQDAVNVAESFNEKLDVSGVVLTKLDGDTRGGAALSIKAITGKSIKFVGIGEKMNEIEVFHPDRMASRILGMGDVLSLIEKAQQSIDEKKAEEIGNRMLSNEFNFEDFLEAMKQMKKMGPIAKVMEMMPGFNSNQLKGINLEQSEKDMGKVEAIINSMTKKERKNPTLITSSSSRKKRIAKGSGTGIQEVNKLLKQFEMSKKMMKQMKNMQKGFKKGLFGKLPF
- the rimM gene encoding ribosome maturation factor RimM (Essential for efficient processing of 16S rRNA), which codes for MVEYFKVGQIINTHGIQGEIKVNPLTDDINRFKNLKRVLLDGQERAITSVKFQKDKVILKIEGINSMDDAMRCKGKYLEINRKDAVPLEENSYFISDLLNCKVFDTEGVEIGKMYDVIKTGNNDVYWIKGDKEVLVPALKNVVVNVDMDNLKIIIKPIREWQE
- the rpsP gene encoding 30S ribosomal protein S16; protein product: MAVKIRLRRMGAKKAPFYRVVVADSRCPRDGRFIDEIGYYNPTTEPITVKIDEEKAVKWVNNGAQPSDTVKKLFNVTGINEKITK
- the ftsY gene encoding signal recognition particle-docking protein FtsY gives rise to the protein MFGGFFNKLKEGLAKTRDGLSNKVGDMLNLAVTIDEDLYENLEEILITADIGVDTTLKIMETLKEKVKNERIKDPALIKPCLKEILKDMLVGKISLENEEYPKVILIIGVNGVGKTTSIGKISNNFKKEGKKVLIAAADTFRAAAIDQLEIWGRRAGVDIIKHQEGSDPAAVVFDAVQAAKARNAEVLICDTAGRLHNKKNLMNELEKINRIIEKEFTVGNKETLLVIDATTGQNGVQQAKLFTEVCNIDGIILTKLDGTAKGGVVISIKDVLNIPVKYIGVGEGIDDLQPFNAEEFVEALF